In the Deltaproteobacteria bacterium genome, TCGCGATGGTCGGGTTGGGGAACGACGTCGCGAGTGAGGGCGTAGACGTACGGACGGATCACCATGCCCAACGGACGATCGCGGGCGATGGCTTGCACGTCATCCAAGTGACCGAGCAGATCCGCCGTGGTGCGCAAGTCGATGCCGACTTCCTCGTGGGTCTCGCGCGCGGCGGTGTGGAACAACTCGCCGTCGTTCGCGTCTTCGCGGCCGCCGGGCAGCGCCATGTGTCCCGACCATGGATCATTCGCTCGCTCACTGCGCTCGATCAGCAAGACGTCGCAGGTC is a window encoding:
- a CDS encoding CoA pyrophosphatase: MDLNAIRERLRHHQPAVAAHNGYSRAAVAMILRERERTCDVLLIERSERANDPWSGHMALPGGREDANDGELFHTAARETHEEVGIDLRTTADLLGHLDDVQAIARDRPLGMVIRPYVYALTRDVVPQPDHREVKSTVWLPLPFLTTPEAKGTYMRRLNGNEQDFPAFVYQGYRVWGLTYRMLTGFLELLR